A part of Desulfonatronovibrio magnus genomic DNA contains:
- a CDS encoding nucleotidyltransferase domain-containing protein — translation MVKDQITGIAKQFALNLVQEISPRKVILYGSWVSGHPGEDSDIDVAVIVDRIDVDYLDLLTRIYQIANNVDTRIEPVLIEENHDPSGFLRHITDHGEIIFSSLPEAFIP, via the coding sequence ATGGTTAAAGATCAAATTACAGGAATTGCCAAACAATTCGCTCTAAATCTTGTCCAGGAGATAAGCCCACGAAAGGTGATTCTGTATGGCTCGTGGGTCAGCGGTCACCCTGGTGAAGATAGCGATATAGATGTTGCTGTGATAGTTGACAGGATTGATGTGGACTACCTGGATCTTTTGACCAGGATTTATCAGATTGCTAATAATGTAGACACAAGAATTGAACCTGTTCTAATTGAGGAGAATCATGACCCAAGCGGATTTTTGCGCCATATAACTGATCACGGTGAGATAATATTCTCCAGTTTGCCTGAAGCATTTATACCCTAA
- the yihA gene encoding ribosome biogenesis GTP-binding protein YihA/YsxC, which translates to MYKLILEKTAYTPAQLSGIDIPQIALAGRSNVGKSSLINTLGGSKKLARTSSSPGKTRSINFYMVQPSGFSLVDLPGYGYAKCSKTEREKWSRLIEAYIQDNFQLKAVVHLLDSRLEPQALDLELSHYVQSLNIPILPVLTKSDKCKQKQLTAISRTWSKILGLNCPPVVFSAKTGAGRDKLWELIIESATP; encoded by the coding sequence ATGTACAAACTGATACTCGAAAAAACAGCTTACACTCCAGCCCAGCTTTCCGGCATTGATATTCCCCAGATAGCACTGGCCGGCAGATCCAATGTAGGCAAATCATCCCTCATCAATACTCTTGGAGGCAGCAAAAAACTGGCCAGAACCAGTTCTTCGCCGGGCAAGACAAGGAGCATCAATTTTTACATGGTGCAACCTTCCGGATTTAGCCTGGTAGATCTTCCCGGGTATGGATACGCCAAATGCTCCAAGACTGAGCGGGAAAAGTGGAGCAGACTCATTGAAGCTTACATCCAGGACAACTTTCAGCTCAAAGCTGTAGTGCACCTGCTGGACTCCAGGCTTGAACCCCAGGCCCTGGATCTGGAACTGAGCCACTACGTACAATCTTTGAATATTCCGATACTACCCGTACTGACCAAGTCAGATAAGTGCAAGCAAAAGCAGTTGACCGCAATTTCCAGAACCTGGTCAAAAATCCTCGGCCTAAACTGTCCGCCAGTGGTCTTTTCCGCCAAAACAGGTGCAGGCCGTGACAAACTATGGGAATTGATAATCGAGTCAGCAACCCCATGA
- a CDS encoding type II 3-dehydroquinate dehydratase: MNNKKKYSILTVNGPNLKYLGKRNVDIYGSKSMDDLPSLLDKHGQNVLQKAELDFFQANSEGDIIDRIELAWQDKISGIVINPGAYTHTSLALADCLAWINIPYVEVHLSNIWSRDKIRQHSLTARHSMGVVAGFGIMSYVYGLQAVVDYLDINISLEGK; the protein is encoded by the coding sequence TTGAACAATAAAAAAAAATATTCTATTTTAACAGTTAATGGTCCCAACTTAAAGTATCTTGGCAAAAGAAATGTTGATATTTATGGTTCAAAATCCATGGATGATCTCCCAAGTCTACTGGATAAGCATGGTCAGAATGTATTGCAAAAGGCTGAATTAGATTTTTTTCAGGCCAACAGTGAGGGAGATATCATAGACAGGATAGAACTAGCCTGGCAGGATAAGATTTCCGGTATTGTCATAAATCCCGGAGCCTACACACATACCAGTCTGGCCCTGGCAGACTGTCTGGCCTGGATAAATATTCCATATGTGGAGGTTCACCTGAGCAATATCTGGAGCAGAGATAAAATCAGACAGCACAGCCTTACTGCGAGACACAGTATGGGGGTAGTTGCCGGTTTTGGCATAATGAGCTATGTTTATGGCTTGCAGGCTGTTGTGGACTATTTGGATATAAACATTTCTCTGGAGGGAAAATAA
- the efp gene encoding elongation factor P: MLSTTDFRKGLKIEIDNTPYEIVDFLHVKPGKGGAFVRTKLKNMLTGGAVDQTFRSGEKVGKPDMETRDMQYLYHDGSGYVFMDMGTYEQITIPDESMVDKGGFLKDGQTVKTLFYNGQPLDIDLPAAVVLAVKETEPGMKGDTVSGASKPATLETGLVVNVPLFINEGDMVKIDTRSKDYLGRES; the protein is encoded by the coding sequence ATGCTTTCGACAACCGACTTTCGTAAAGGTTTGAAAATTGAAATCGACAATACCCCTTATGAAATTGTTGATTTTTTGCACGTAAAGCCAGGCAAGGGTGGTGCTTTTGTGCGGACCAAACTCAAAAACATGCTCACTGGCGGTGCTGTAGACCAGACTTTCAGGTCTGGAGAAAAAGTGGGCAAGCCTGATATGGAAACCAGGGACATGCAGTATCTTTATCATGACGGCAGCGGATATGTTTTTATGGATATGGGAACATATGAGCAAATTACCATTCCGGATGAAAGTATGGTGGACAAGGGAGGTTTTCTGAAAGACGGACAGACAGTCAAAACTCTGTTCTACAATGGCCAGCCATTAGATATTGATTTGCCGGCAGCAGTTGTGCTGGCAGTGAAAGAAACAGAGCCAGGCATGAAAGGCGATACAGTATCAGGGGCATCAAAACCTGCAACTTTAGAAACCGGTCTTGTGGTCAACGTACCTCTATTTATCAATGAAGGGGATATGGTCAAAATTGATACTCGCTCCAAAGATTATCTCGGAAGAGAGTCCTAA
- the lptF gene encoding LPS export ABC transporter permease LptF, with amino-acid sequence MKILHKQILKEVSLIFVITLTSMISLIVIGRMIDLKDVFVGQNIAILDVLKAFFYLSPSFMSLVIPIACMLSIFLCFLRMASDRELTALQASGISIRNLFFAPLIFSFAAFGITLFVSMELVSWGADNFRKTALEMIRDQTEVSVQPGIFNQHLPGLAIYAQQTDLDTSELKGVFIRDDTRGDVPLTIVAPTGKIVSDAEQGEILFILQDGRIYGLDRNEVSVVTFGEYTVRLDLKGLIGSVELSDKDPEEMSWSELSTARLEAEGGSAHYRSVILEQHKRFALPMACLVLGFFALPLGMSLQGVGRNWGLFLAIVCFLAYYSLFTMGYSLGEMGLIPLALALWIPNLLFAGIAATGFYFFGKGRQFNLKAMSEKLLGKEDNADHPA; translated from the coding sequence ATGAAAATACTCCACAAACAGATACTTAAGGAGGTCAGCCTCATATTTGTGATCACCCTGACCTCCATGATATCGCTTATAGTCATCGGTCGGATGATTGATCTTAAAGATGTGTTTGTGGGGCAGAATATTGCTATACTGGATGTGCTCAAGGCTTTTTTCTATCTGAGTCCATCCTTTATGAGCCTGGTAATTCCCATAGCCTGCATGCTGAGTATTTTTCTGTGCTTTTTGCGCATGGCTTCGGACCGTGAGTTAACAGCTCTGCAAGCCAGCGGCATATCAATACGCAATCTGTTTTTTGCACCGCTAATATTTTCATTTGCTGCCTTTGGCATCACATTGTTTGTGTCCATGGAACTTGTTTCCTGGGGAGCGGACAATTTTAGAAAGACAGCCCTGGAAATGATCCGTGACCAGACAGAGGTGTCAGTGCAACCTGGTATTTTTAATCAGCATTTGCCGGGACTGGCCATTTATGCCCAGCAGACTGATCTGGACACCAGTGAACTTAAGGGGGTGTTCATCAGGGATGATACTCGCGGGGATGTTCCTTTGACCATAGTTGCACCAACTGGAAAAATTGTTTCTGACGCTGAGCAGGGGGAAATACTGTTTATTTTACAAGATGGAAGGATTTACGGCCTTGACAGGAATGAGGTGTCAGTGGTCACTTTTGGCGAGTACACAGTCCGTTTAGATTTGAAAGGTCTTATAGGCAGCGTGGAGTTAAGTGACAAGGACCCTGAAGAAATGTCCTGGTCTGAATTGAGTACTGCCCGTTTGGAAGCAGAGGGAGGATCTGCTCATTATCGCTCTGTCATATTAGAACAACACAAAAGATTTGCCTTGCCTATGGCTTGTCTTGTTTTGGGCTTTTTTGCCCTCCCATTAGGGATGTCTCTGCAGGGAGTGGGGCGTAATTGGGGGCTTTTCCTGGCCATAGTATGTTTTCTGGCGTACTATAGTCTTTTTACCATGGGCTACAGCCTGGGGGAAATGGGCCTGATTCCACTTGCACTTGCCTTGTGGATTCCAAATTTGCTTTTTGCGGGCATAGCAGCAACAGGATTTTATTTTTTTGGCAAGGGCAGACAGTTTAACCTTAAAGCAATGTCAGAAAAGCTGCTGGGAAAAGAAGACAATGCTGACCATCCTGCATAA
- a CDS encoding DNA translocase FtsK has protein sequence MDGNRLLREIPALILFFAAIFLFISIIGYSPHDPSLNHQPGAEHIVQNVAGKAGAYTAGTFIEFFGLGALIWPFVLCYFALLLFRPYFHSRWWRWPGVILLYIAFLIWFEFPALKENISLLNIRGSGFAGGLMFAYVYSLLNFWGSFLFILLITLLGLQTATGFSWAFIFHRLRDAAMNVDESEQDEENIKKNIQKKVKNKTSGNKSFKSVSATQAKESGGAIDPGKLSKFALPPLDLLTEADTSGPDIDKDRIKEMAGALKSCLEDFSVQGEVQHVQPGPVVTMFEYKPAPGIKISRIANLGDDLALALKATAVRIVAPIPGKDTIGVEIPNENRQMVYLREIFENPSFGRSKLKIPLALGKDIQGQAKVEDLARMPHLLVAGATGAGKSVCLNSLILSMIFRFSPDELKMLLIDPKRIELAVYNDLPHLVHPVVTDMNLAKNALDWAVHEMENRYDLMARLGVRNIEGYNQKLAAMGLDRPEGMEDLHAMPYLVLIIDEMADLMLTAAKEVEVAIVRLAQLARASGIHIILATQRPSVDVVTGIIKANFPSRIAFQVSSKHDSRTILDSIGAEYLLGHGDMLFKTSGGQLQRTHGAFVDEDEISRVVEFWKNKADPEFELDFAEWKQNEGSESSGSAGESDPIIDDPKYAQAVEFIMDQGKGSISLIQRRFRIGYNKAALFIEQMEKDGILGPQEGSKPRQVLKK, from the coding sequence ATGGATGGCAACAGACTGCTCAGAGAAATTCCAGCTCTGATTCTCTTTTTTGCGGCAATTTTTCTGTTCATCAGTATCATTGGATACTCACCACATGATCCCTCTTTGAACCACCAGCCAGGTGCAGAGCATATTGTCCAGAATGTAGCTGGCAAGGCTGGAGCGTATACTGCCGGAACATTTATAGAGTTTTTCGGGCTGGGGGCCCTGATCTGGCCATTTGTCCTGTGTTATTTTGCGCTGCTGTTGTTCAGGCCTTATTTTCATTCCAGGTGGTGGCGCTGGCCGGGTGTCATTCTGCTTTACATAGCTTTTCTCATCTGGTTTGAATTTCCAGCCCTTAAAGAAAATATTTCGCTTCTCAATATCAGGGGTTCGGGTTTTGCTGGCGGGTTGATGTTTGCCTATGTCTATTCGCTTCTGAATTTTTGGGGGAGTTTTCTTTTTATTCTTCTTATTACTCTGCTGGGGCTGCAAACAGCTACAGGTTTTTCCTGGGCTTTTATATTCCACAGGCTCAGAGACGCTGCCATGAATGTCGATGAATCAGAACAGGATGAAGAAAACATAAAAAAAAACATTCAAAAAAAGGTAAAAAATAAGACATCAGGCAACAAGAGTTTCAAGTCTGTAAGTGCAACTCAGGCCAAAGAATCCGGGGGGGCAATCGATCCTGGCAAGCTGAGTAAGTTCGCCTTGCCCCCTTTAGATCTTTTAACAGAAGCTGACACAAGCGGTCCGGATATTGATAAAGACAGAATCAAAGAAATGGCTGGGGCCCTTAAGTCCTGTCTTGAAGATTTTTCTGTGCAGGGAGAAGTCCAACATGTCCAGCCTGGTCCAGTAGTGACCATGTTTGAATATAAGCCTGCTCCCGGAATCAAGATCAGTCGTATTGCCAATCTTGGTGATGATCTGGCGCTGGCCCTTAAAGCCACAGCTGTACGCATAGTTGCTCCTATTCCAGGCAAAGACACCATTGGCGTGGAAATACCCAATGAAAACCGGCAAATGGTTTATCTGAGAGAAATTTTTGAAAATCCGTCTTTTGGTAGATCAAAGCTAAAAATACCTCTGGCTCTTGGTAAAGATATTCAAGGACAGGCCAAGGTTGAGGATCTGGCTCGCATGCCTCATCTGCTGGTAGCTGGTGCAACCGGGGCTGGTAAAAGCGTTTGTTTGAACTCCCTTATTTTGAGTATGATTTTTCGTTTCAGTCCAGATGAGCTGAAAATGCTGTTAATTGATCCTAAACGAATTGAGCTCGCTGTTTATAATGATCTGCCTCATCTTGTGCATCCCGTGGTCACGGATATGAATCTTGCCAAGAATGCTCTGGACTGGGCAGTGCACGAGATGGAAAATCGGTATGATCTAATGGCCAGGCTGGGCGTGCGCAATATTGAAGGGTATAACCAGAAGCTGGCTGCCATGGGACTGGATCGGCCCGAGGGCATGGAAGACCTGCATGCTATGCCTTACCTTGTTCTGATTATTGATGAAATGGCTGATCTCATGCTTACTGCGGCCAAAGAGGTGGAAGTTGCCATAGTTCGACTGGCTCAGCTGGCCAGGGCATCGGGCATTCATATCATACTGGCCACGCAAAGGCCCTCGGTTGATGTAGTCACGGGTATCATCAAGGCTAACTTTCCTTCACGCATTGCCTTTCAGGTCAGTTCAAAACATGACTCCAGGACCATCCTTGACTCCATTGGGGCTGAATATCTGCTGGGTCATGGAGACATGCTTTTTAAAACCAGTGGTGGTCAGCTCCAGAGGACTCATGGCGCTTTTGTGGATGAGGATGAAATATCCAGGGTGGTTGAATTCTGGAAGAACAAGGCCGATCCTGAGTTTGAACTGGATTTTGCTGAATGGAAACAGAACGAGGGCAGTGAATCTTCAGGATCAGCAGGAGAATCAGATCCCATTATTGATGATCCCAAGTATGCTCAGGCTGTTGAATTTATCATGGATCAGGGCAAGGGCTCCATCTCATTAATTCAGCGCAGGTTTCGCATAGGTTACAACAAGGCTGCCCTGTTTATCGAGCAGATGGAAAAAGATGGCATCCTGGGTCCGCAGGAAGGCAGTAAGCCAAGGCAGGTTTTGAAAAAATAG
- a CDS encoding LptF/LptG family permease has product MLTILHKYLLRQNFILMSIILISGIAIYLIVDFVTRMNAVVESGIHVTTALRYFGYKIPLIVTQIMPAIFMLAVIIQLALMYRNHEMTALGTSAISFVRPAMFFIAYSFIMFFILLLFAETIGIRGYQETKIIWDSDIRQRQIEGRGIENLWFKEDETIVFIRQVWPDSNMGSEIIVHRLKGQDTIQEIIRAPGFQVEKGVWKLMQPVITDVHGYKVTFQEEFQMTLRTDLSSFSAIASRLPYESLSIFTLSTVITQLRDSGSNVERLATAWHSKIAYAFALVVMTILGLAMITLIKNVYALVTLGLVVVFLYYTVYVFGVSYAEEGLIPPFWGAWLANVLFGTLGLGQIIWSRRE; this is encoded by the coding sequence ATGCTGACCATCCTGCATAAATATCTGCTACGGCAAAATTTCATTCTTATGTCCATCATCCTGATTTCAGGGATTGCCATTTACTTGATTGTGGACTTTGTGACAAGAATGAACGCAGTGGTGGAATCCGGCATTCATGTCACAACGGCTCTCAGATATTTTGGTTACAAAATTCCTCTCATTGTAACGCAGATCATGCCTGCCATTTTCATGCTTGCGGTTATTATTCAGCTGGCGCTTATGTATCGCAACCATGAAATGACTGCTCTGGGAACCAGCGCCATTTCCTTTGTTCGGCCTGCCATGTTCTTTATTGCCTACTCTTTTATCATGTTTTTTATTTTGCTGCTTTTTGCTGAAACCATCGGAATCAGGGGTTATCAGGAAACCAAGATTATCTGGGACTCGGACATCAGGCAGCGTCAGATTGAGGGCAGGGGTATTGAAAATTTGTGGTTCAAGGAAGATGAGACTATTGTTTTTATCAGGCAGGTCTGGCCTGACAGCAATATGGGCAGTGAAATTATTGTGCATCGACTCAAGGGGCAGGATACCATCCAGGAGATAATCAGGGCGCCAGGTTTTCAGGTGGAGAAAGGCGTATGGAAGCTCATGCAGCCAGTTATCACTGATGTCCATGGTTATAAAGTCACATTTCAGGAAGAATTTCAAATGACTTTGAGAACCGACCTTTCTTCATTTTCGGCCATTGCTTCCAGGCTGCCTTACGAGTCGCTGTCAATATTTACCCTAAGCACAGTGATCACTCAGTTGCGTGACAGTGGCTCTAACGTTGAAAGGCTTGCTACTGCCTGGCACAGTAAAATCGCCTATGCCTTTGCCCTGGTTGTTATGACCATTCTGGGTCTGGCCATGATTACCCTGATAAAGAATGTTTACGCCTTAGTTACCCTTGGGCTTGTTGTTGTATTTTTGTATTATACGGTTTATGTTTTTGGAGTGAGCTATGCTGAAGAAGGTCTCATCCCGCCATTCTGGGGTGCATGGCTTGCCAACGTCCTTTTTGGAACGCTGGGGTTGGGCCAGATTATCTGGTCGCGCCGGGAATGA